The Negativicutes bacterium genomic interval TAATATTATGTTGAGGCTCAATATCCATTAATTTAACTTTACCTGCAACTGGTGCAATAATCTCAGAAAATTTATTAGTGAAATTCAAACCTTCCATCGCTGACTCTAATTGCCTAATCTGAATTGTTGCCGTTTCTAGCAGCGTATCTTTTACAGCCACATTAGTATTATTGACTACAATATGCTCTGAAGGAGCTATCGCCAGTGCTTTATTATAATCTTCAACCGCTTGGTTATATTGATTTTTACTAATTGCCCCTAATGAAAATAGTTTTTCCATCTTTTCTTTATTAGCTTTCGCTAACTCAATTTCCGCACTATTTGAGTTAA includes:
- a CDS encoding HlyD family efflux transporter periplasmic adaptor subunit, which produces NSNSAEIELAKANKEKMEKLFSLGAISKNQYNQAVEDYNKALAIAPSEHIVVNNTNVAVKDTLLETATIQIRQLESAMEGLNFTNKFSEIIAPVAGKVKLMDIEPQHNIKAGDTVMEIIADENIFIEASVVQNEKIKIGQYVECYFNNSAFIEGTIADITTVTDDKERNVMLIKIILPKDKLRDYEVGQMAKVIVHL